The Helianthus annuus cultivar XRQ/B chromosome 16, HanXRQr2.0-SUNRISE, whole genome shotgun sequence genome includes a window with the following:
- the LOC110915825 gene encoding protein transport protein SEC16B homolog isoform X2 has translation MASNPPFMVEDTDEDFFDKLVDDDDDDYKPAAALSAKEEINNIVDDNDSDDAKAFANLSVATGAEGLGEEDSSTTSNKDFKEEVSDVTHVEPSSFTAESVTEAPDNGTVQLDSTASGDQIHGSGGTAGVKEVQWSAFGSDPLEDNIFGADPGFFDEFGNASIEDSFITSESNGVVSNSLHAEDANTYSHQLQSDQAYANATTGEHGQHPNSSQYGENLYPGWRHDANTGQWYQLDATSSYAEGANNTVSASDWNITYQNTEVSYLQQSAQSVVGAVAEKGTTESITSWDSVSQSGQSLSNWNQGSEANNKVYPSHMVFDPQYPGWYYDMNVQEWRSLDDYNSQSTAVAQEAVNQNGYGSSNTYYENEQKTYSGQEQAYNWNDSFSNAGRQSSTMWQPNNVANSAPVEDFRNNQQIVSGSQSTVPYSQSFSQPLEQSETMNVQKAYEYQNQLSYMQQPFQSGHQVSYGSATGRSSAGRPPHALVTFGFGGKLIVMKDSTTLTNASYGGQDSNSGSISVLNLAEVVTGGADVNDYFHNLCQRSFPGPLSGGNAGSKELNKWVDDRITHSQTSEADYSKGEALRLLLSLLKLALQHYGKLRSPLGSDTSLKENDAPELAVARLFASVKSSAEYNNYGAFAHCLQHVPSEVQVQETAAEVQTLLVSGRKKEALLCAQEGHLWGPALVLAAQLGDQFYVDTIKKMALGQLVPGSPLRTLCLLIAGQPADVFAANATTDGAIPGAVNISQQQSIQGQLGANGMLDDWEDNLAVITANRTKDDELVLLHLGDCLCKERSNIIAAHICYLVAEANFEAYSDSARLCLIGADHWTHPRTYVSPEAIQRTEVYEYSKILGNSQFTLLPFQPYKLIYAHMLAEVGRLSDSLKYCQAITKSLKTGRIPEVEIWRQLVISLEERIKTHQQGGFYANLVAPGKIVGKLLNLIDNTAHRVVGGLPPPVPSTSGGGAQHDHHQQTQMGPRVLSSQSAMAVSSLVPSASMEPIYQADGNNRNMMHNRSASEPAFGRSPMQDETLKENSADSQSKASGKISGRRGFGLGAMLFEKTVGRILPPRQDKQAKLGDTNKFYYDENLKRWVEEGVDPPAEEAVLAPPPTMTTAFQNGSPDYSLRSALSTESTSSEFATPAPASHTSGIPLIPPTTNQFSARARTGVRARYVDTFNKGGGNQTSLFQSPSVPNIKHPNPNPNFFVPTAVPALPEQPADNPPDNQTPPLVSAITGQSAMNTQKFASMNDMSKGGSSLSSSSLTSTSSVNNHFTSRRTSSWSGSADQDFSVPDINNEQQHMFMPNKMGFTHPSNDDLQEVEL, from the exons ATGGCTTCAAATCCTCCGTTTATGGTGGAGGATACCGATGAAGACTTTTTTGATAAATtagtagatgatgatgatgatgattataaaCCTGCTGCTGCATTATCTGCAAAAGAGGAGATCAATAATATTGTTGATGATAATGATTCTGATGATGCTAAAGCTTTTGCTAATTTGAGCGTCGCAACTGGAGCTGAAGGTTTGGGGGAAGAAGATAGTTCGACAACTAGTAATAAGGATTTTAAAGAAGAAGTATCTGATGTTACGCATGTAGAACCAAGTTCATTCACAGCAGAGAGTGTTACTGAAGCACCCGATAATGGTACAGTCCAGTTGGATTCTACAGCAAGTGGGGATCAGATTCATGGATCTGGAGGTACTGCTGGTGTTAAAGAGGTGCAATGGAGTGCTTTCGGTTCTGATCCTCTGGAGGATAACATATTTGGAGCAGACCCTGGTTTCTTTGATGAATTTGGAAATGCTTCAATTGAGGATAGTTTCATTACTAGTGAATCCAACGGTGTAGTAAGTAATTCGTTGCATGCTGAGGATGCTAATACTTACTCGCATCAACTTCAATCCGATCAGGCATATGCTAATGCCACCACGGGGGAACATGGTCAACATCCTAATAGTAGTCAATACGGGGAGAATCTTTATCCTGGATGGAGGCATGATGCAAATACTGGACAGTGGTATCAACTGGATGCGACATCATCATATGCAGAAGGGGCAAATAACACAGTCTCTGCTTCTGATTGGAACATCACTTATCAGAATACAGAGGTTTCTTACTTGCAGCAGTCTGCCCAATCTGTTGTGGGAGCTGTAGCAGAGAAGGGCACAACGGAAAGTATTACAAGTTGGGATTCTGTTTCTCAGTCTGGTCAGAGTTTATCAAACTGGAATCAGGGTTCAGAAGCCAACAACAAAGTGTATCCTTCTCATATGGTTTTTGATCCCCAATACCCTGGTTGGTACTATGATATGAATGTCCAAGAATGGCGATCGTTGGATGATTATAATTCGCAGTCAACTGCTGTAGCTCAGGAGGCCGTCAACCAGAATGGGTATGGTTCAAGTAATACTTATTATGAAAATGAACAGAAAACATATAGTGGGCAGGAACAAGCTTATAACTGGAATGATTCTTTTAGCAATGCTGGACGACAGAGTTCAACTATGTGGCAACCTAATAATGTTGCCAACAGTGCCCCAGTGGAAGACTTTAGAAATAACCAACAAATAG TTTCTGGGTCTCAATCCACTGTTCCTTATAGTCAGTCTTTCAGTCAGCCTTTGGAGCAAAGTGAGACCATGAATGTCCAAAAGGCGTATGAATACCAGAACCAGTTAAGCTATATGCAGCAACCGTTTCAGAGTGGTCACCAAGTATCTTATGGTTCTGCTACAGGAAGGTCATCTGCTGGTCGCCCTCCTCATGCGTTGGTTACTTTTGGTTTTGGTGGGAAACTGATTGTGATGAAAGATAGTACCACTCTCACAAATGCATCCTATGGAGGACAG GACTCAAATTCAGGATCAATTTCTGTTCTTAACTTGGCAGAAGTTGTTACTGGAGGAGCAGATGTAAATGACTATTTTCACAATCTCTGTCAGCGATCGTTTCCCGGTCCACTTTCTGGTGGAAATGCTGGGAGTAAAGAGTTGAACAAATGGGTTGATGATAGAATTACACACTCTCAAACTTCCGAAGCTGATTATAGCAAAGGTGAAGCTCTAAGATTGCTCCTTTCCTTGCTGAAATTAGCCTTACAGCATTATGGCAAATTGAGGTCTCCATTGGGGTCAGACACTAGCTTAAAG GAAAATGATGCTCCAGAACTAGCTGTTGCTAGACTGTTTGCATCCGTGAAGAGCAGTGCAGAATACAACAATTATGGTGCTTTTGCCCATTGCTTGCAACATGTACCTTCAGAAGTACAAGTTCAG GAAACTGCTGCTGAAGTTCAAACTCTGCTTGTTTCTGGTAGAAAGAAAGAGGCTCTTCTTTGTGCACAAGAGGGCCATTTGTGGGGGCCAGCACTAGTTCTTGCAGCACAACTTGGTGATCAg TTTTATGTGGATACGATTAAGAAAATGGCTCTTGGTCAGTTAGTACCAGGATCCCCGCTGCGGACGTTATGTCTGCTTATTGCTGGTCAACCAGCGGATGTATTTGCAGCCAATGCTACAACAGATGGTGCAATCCCTGGTGCTGTAAATATATCCCAACAACAGTCTATACAG GGTCAACTTGGTGCTAATGGTATGCTTGATGACTGGGAGGATAATTTGGCAGTGATCACTGCTAACAGAACGAAAGATGATGAATTAGTGCTTCTTCATCTTGGAGATTGTTTATGTAAGGAAAGGAGTAAT ATAATTGCAGCCCACATCTGCTACTTAGTTGCAGAAGCAAACTTTGAAGCATATTCAGACAGTGCTAGACTGTGTCTCATTGGTGCAGATCACTGGACACATCCCCGTACATATGTCTCCCCTGAGGCTATTCAG AGAACAGAGGTATATGAATATTCAAAGATACTTGGAAACTCTCAGTTCACCTTGCTTCCATTTCAACCTTATAAACTTATTTATGCACACATGTTGGCTGAAGTTGGAAGATTGTCAGACTCTTTAAA GTACTGTCAAGCCATTACAAAATCGTTAAAAACCGGGCGAATCCCTGAGGTAGAAATCTGGAGACAACTGGTCATATCCTTAGAAGAAAGGATAAAAACTCACCAACAG GGGGGGTTTTATGCAAACTTAGTGGCTCCTGGTAAAATAGTTGGTAAATTGCTCAACCTTATTGATAACACTGCACATCGTGTTGTTGGCGGCCTACCGCCGCCTGTTCCATCAACATCTGGTGGTGGTGCCCAACATGACCACCATCAACAAACGCAGATGGGTCCTAGGGTTTTATCTAGTCAATCAGCAATGGCAGTGTCATCTTTAGTGCCATCTGCGTCTATGGAGCCCATCTATCAGGCAGACGGAAACAACAGAAATATGATGCATAACCGCAGTGCTTCAGAACCTGCTTTTGGTCGTTCTCCCATGCAG GATGAAACGTTGAAGGAAAACTCTGCGGATTCACAAAGTAAAGCATCTGGGAAGATTTCAGGGCGTCGCGGCTTCGGTTTGGGGGCCATGCTTTTTGAAAAGACGGTGGGTAGGATTCTACCGCCTCGCCAGGACAAACAG GCAAAGTTGGGGGACACTAATAAATTCTATTATGATGAGAACCTTAAGAGATGGGTGGAAGAAGGGGTTGATCCGCCAGCAGAGGAAGCGGTCCTTGCTCCACCACCTACAATGACGACAGCTTTCCAGAATGGATCACCAGATTATAGCCTTAGGTCCGCTTTATCAACCGAATCTACTAGCTCTGAGTTTGCAACCCCAGCACCTGCTAGTCATACTTCAGGAATCCCACTGATTCCACCCACCACAAACCAGTTTTCTGCACGTGCAAGAACGGGGGTTCGAGCAAG GTATGTTGATACTTTCAACAAAGGTGGTGGAAACCAGACCAGCTTATTTCAATCACCTTCTGTCCCTAACATTAAACATCCCAACCCGAACCCAAACTTCTTTGTTCCGACAGCCGTCCCTGCACTGCCTGAACAGCCAGCTGATAATCCCCCTGATAACCAAACTCCTCCCTTGGTTTCAGCTATAACAGGCCAATCGGCAATGAACACGCAAAAATTTGCATCAATGAATGATATGTCGAAAGGGggatcatcattatcatcatcatcattaacatcCACATCATCAGTCAACAACCATTTCACATCACGAAGAACATCGTCGTGGAGTGGAAGCGCGGATCAAGATTTTTCGGTTCCTGATATCAACAATGAGCAACAGCACATGTTTATGCCAAACAAGATGGGTTTTACACACCCATCGAATGATGATCTCCAAGAAGTTGAACTGTAA
- the LOC110915825 gene encoding protein transport protein SEC16B homolog isoform X1: protein MASNPPFMVEDTDEDFFDKLVDDDDDDYKPAAALSAKEEINNIVDDNDSDDAKAFANLSVATGAEGLGEEDSSTTSNKDFKEEVSDVTHVEPSSFTAESVTEAPDNGTVQLDSTASGDQIHGSGGTAGVKEVQWSAFGSDPLEDNIFGADPGFFDEFGNASIEDSFITSESNGVVSNSLHAEDANTYSHQLQSDQAYANATTGEHGQHPNSSQYGENLYPGWRHDANTGQWYQLDATSSYAEGANNTVSASDWNITYQNTEVSYLQQSAQSVVGAVAEKGTTESITSWDSVSQSGQSLSNWNQGSEANNKVYPSHMVFDPQYPGWYYDMNVQEWRSLDDYNSQSTAVAQEAVNQNGYGSSNTYYENEQKTYSGQEQAYNWNDSFSNAGRQSSTMWQPNNVANSAPVEDFRNNQQIGNHYGSNFHVDNHVNQDKFYDYAGTASNATITQVNNGFPAVSGSQSTVPYSQSFSQPLEQSETMNVQKAYEYQNQLSYMQQPFQSGHQVSYGSATGRSSAGRPPHALVTFGFGGKLIVMKDSTTLTNASYGGQDSNSGSISVLNLAEVVTGGADVNDYFHNLCQRSFPGPLSGGNAGSKELNKWVDDRITHSQTSEADYSKGEALRLLLSLLKLALQHYGKLRSPLGSDTSLKENDAPELAVARLFASVKSSAEYNNYGAFAHCLQHVPSEVQVQETAAEVQTLLVSGRKKEALLCAQEGHLWGPALVLAAQLGDQFYVDTIKKMALGQLVPGSPLRTLCLLIAGQPADVFAANATTDGAIPGAVNISQQQSIQGQLGANGMLDDWEDNLAVITANRTKDDELVLLHLGDCLCKERSNIIAAHICYLVAEANFEAYSDSARLCLIGADHWTHPRTYVSPEAIQRTEVYEYSKILGNSQFTLLPFQPYKLIYAHMLAEVGRLSDSLKYCQAITKSLKTGRIPEVEIWRQLVISLEERIKTHQQGGFYANLVAPGKIVGKLLNLIDNTAHRVVGGLPPPVPSTSGGGAQHDHHQQTQMGPRVLSSQSAMAVSSLVPSASMEPIYQADGNNRNMMHNRSASEPAFGRSPMQDETLKENSADSQSKASGKISGRRGFGLGAMLFEKTVGRILPPRQDKQAKLGDTNKFYYDENLKRWVEEGVDPPAEEAVLAPPPTMTTAFQNGSPDYSLRSALSTESTSSEFATPAPASHTSGIPLIPPTTNQFSARARTGVRARYVDTFNKGGGNQTSLFQSPSVPNIKHPNPNPNFFVPTAVPALPEQPADNPPDNQTPPLVSAITGQSAMNTQKFASMNDMSKGGSSLSSSSLTSTSSVNNHFTSRRTSSWSGSADQDFSVPDINNEQQHMFMPNKMGFTHPSNDDLQEVEL, encoded by the exons ATGGCTTCAAATCCTCCGTTTATGGTGGAGGATACCGATGAAGACTTTTTTGATAAATtagtagatgatgatgatgatgattataaaCCTGCTGCTGCATTATCTGCAAAAGAGGAGATCAATAATATTGTTGATGATAATGATTCTGATGATGCTAAAGCTTTTGCTAATTTGAGCGTCGCAACTGGAGCTGAAGGTTTGGGGGAAGAAGATAGTTCGACAACTAGTAATAAGGATTTTAAAGAAGAAGTATCTGATGTTACGCATGTAGAACCAAGTTCATTCACAGCAGAGAGTGTTACTGAAGCACCCGATAATGGTACAGTCCAGTTGGATTCTACAGCAAGTGGGGATCAGATTCATGGATCTGGAGGTACTGCTGGTGTTAAAGAGGTGCAATGGAGTGCTTTCGGTTCTGATCCTCTGGAGGATAACATATTTGGAGCAGACCCTGGTTTCTTTGATGAATTTGGAAATGCTTCAATTGAGGATAGTTTCATTACTAGTGAATCCAACGGTGTAGTAAGTAATTCGTTGCATGCTGAGGATGCTAATACTTACTCGCATCAACTTCAATCCGATCAGGCATATGCTAATGCCACCACGGGGGAACATGGTCAACATCCTAATAGTAGTCAATACGGGGAGAATCTTTATCCTGGATGGAGGCATGATGCAAATACTGGACAGTGGTATCAACTGGATGCGACATCATCATATGCAGAAGGGGCAAATAACACAGTCTCTGCTTCTGATTGGAACATCACTTATCAGAATACAGAGGTTTCTTACTTGCAGCAGTCTGCCCAATCTGTTGTGGGAGCTGTAGCAGAGAAGGGCACAACGGAAAGTATTACAAGTTGGGATTCTGTTTCTCAGTCTGGTCAGAGTTTATCAAACTGGAATCAGGGTTCAGAAGCCAACAACAAAGTGTATCCTTCTCATATGGTTTTTGATCCCCAATACCCTGGTTGGTACTATGATATGAATGTCCAAGAATGGCGATCGTTGGATGATTATAATTCGCAGTCAACTGCTGTAGCTCAGGAGGCCGTCAACCAGAATGGGTATGGTTCAAGTAATACTTATTATGAAAATGAACAGAAAACATATAGTGGGCAGGAACAAGCTTATAACTGGAATGATTCTTTTAGCAATGCTGGACGACAGAGTTCAACTATGTGGCAACCTAATAATGTTGCCAACAGTGCCCCAGTGGAAGACTTTAGAAATAACCAACAAATAGGTAATCACTATGGCAGTAATTTCCATGTAGATAACCATGTTAATCAAGATAAATTTTACGATTATGCGGGAACAGCTTCCAACGCCACCATCACCCAGGTTAATAATGGTTTCCCTGCAGTTTCTGGGTCTCAATCCACTGTTCCTTATAGTCAGTCTTTCAGTCAGCCTTTGGAGCAAAGTGAGACCATGAATGTCCAAAAGGCGTATGAATACCAGAACCAGTTAAGCTATATGCAGCAACCGTTTCAGAGTGGTCACCAAGTATCTTATGGTTCTGCTACAGGAAGGTCATCTGCTGGTCGCCCTCCTCATGCGTTGGTTACTTTTGGTTTTGGTGGGAAACTGATTGTGATGAAAGATAGTACCACTCTCACAAATGCATCCTATGGAGGACAG GACTCAAATTCAGGATCAATTTCTGTTCTTAACTTGGCAGAAGTTGTTACTGGAGGAGCAGATGTAAATGACTATTTTCACAATCTCTGTCAGCGATCGTTTCCCGGTCCACTTTCTGGTGGAAATGCTGGGAGTAAAGAGTTGAACAAATGGGTTGATGATAGAATTACACACTCTCAAACTTCCGAAGCTGATTATAGCAAAGGTGAAGCTCTAAGATTGCTCCTTTCCTTGCTGAAATTAGCCTTACAGCATTATGGCAAATTGAGGTCTCCATTGGGGTCAGACACTAGCTTAAAG GAAAATGATGCTCCAGAACTAGCTGTTGCTAGACTGTTTGCATCCGTGAAGAGCAGTGCAGAATACAACAATTATGGTGCTTTTGCCCATTGCTTGCAACATGTACCTTCAGAAGTACAAGTTCAG GAAACTGCTGCTGAAGTTCAAACTCTGCTTGTTTCTGGTAGAAAGAAAGAGGCTCTTCTTTGTGCACAAGAGGGCCATTTGTGGGGGCCAGCACTAGTTCTTGCAGCACAACTTGGTGATCAg TTTTATGTGGATACGATTAAGAAAATGGCTCTTGGTCAGTTAGTACCAGGATCCCCGCTGCGGACGTTATGTCTGCTTATTGCTGGTCAACCAGCGGATGTATTTGCAGCCAATGCTACAACAGATGGTGCAATCCCTGGTGCTGTAAATATATCCCAACAACAGTCTATACAG GGTCAACTTGGTGCTAATGGTATGCTTGATGACTGGGAGGATAATTTGGCAGTGATCACTGCTAACAGAACGAAAGATGATGAATTAGTGCTTCTTCATCTTGGAGATTGTTTATGTAAGGAAAGGAGTAAT ATAATTGCAGCCCACATCTGCTACTTAGTTGCAGAAGCAAACTTTGAAGCATATTCAGACAGTGCTAGACTGTGTCTCATTGGTGCAGATCACTGGACACATCCCCGTACATATGTCTCCCCTGAGGCTATTCAG AGAACAGAGGTATATGAATATTCAAAGATACTTGGAAACTCTCAGTTCACCTTGCTTCCATTTCAACCTTATAAACTTATTTATGCACACATGTTGGCTGAAGTTGGAAGATTGTCAGACTCTTTAAA GTACTGTCAAGCCATTACAAAATCGTTAAAAACCGGGCGAATCCCTGAGGTAGAAATCTGGAGACAACTGGTCATATCCTTAGAAGAAAGGATAAAAACTCACCAACAG GGGGGGTTTTATGCAAACTTAGTGGCTCCTGGTAAAATAGTTGGTAAATTGCTCAACCTTATTGATAACACTGCACATCGTGTTGTTGGCGGCCTACCGCCGCCTGTTCCATCAACATCTGGTGGTGGTGCCCAACATGACCACCATCAACAAACGCAGATGGGTCCTAGGGTTTTATCTAGTCAATCAGCAATGGCAGTGTCATCTTTAGTGCCATCTGCGTCTATGGAGCCCATCTATCAGGCAGACGGAAACAACAGAAATATGATGCATAACCGCAGTGCTTCAGAACCTGCTTTTGGTCGTTCTCCCATGCAG GATGAAACGTTGAAGGAAAACTCTGCGGATTCACAAAGTAAAGCATCTGGGAAGATTTCAGGGCGTCGCGGCTTCGGTTTGGGGGCCATGCTTTTTGAAAAGACGGTGGGTAGGATTCTACCGCCTCGCCAGGACAAACAG GCAAAGTTGGGGGACACTAATAAATTCTATTATGATGAGAACCTTAAGAGATGGGTGGAAGAAGGGGTTGATCCGCCAGCAGAGGAAGCGGTCCTTGCTCCACCACCTACAATGACGACAGCTTTCCAGAATGGATCACCAGATTATAGCCTTAGGTCCGCTTTATCAACCGAATCTACTAGCTCTGAGTTTGCAACCCCAGCACCTGCTAGTCATACTTCAGGAATCCCACTGATTCCACCCACCACAAACCAGTTTTCTGCACGTGCAAGAACGGGGGTTCGAGCAAG GTATGTTGATACTTTCAACAAAGGTGGTGGAAACCAGACCAGCTTATTTCAATCACCTTCTGTCCCTAACATTAAACATCCCAACCCGAACCCAAACTTCTTTGTTCCGACAGCCGTCCCTGCACTGCCTGAACAGCCAGCTGATAATCCCCCTGATAACCAAACTCCTCCCTTGGTTTCAGCTATAACAGGCCAATCGGCAATGAACACGCAAAAATTTGCATCAATGAATGATATGTCGAAAGGGggatcatcattatcatcatcatcattaacatcCACATCATCAGTCAACAACCATTTCACATCACGAAGAACATCGTCGTGGAGTGGAAGCGCGGATCAAGATTTTTCGGTTCCTGATATCAACAATGAGCAACAGCACATGTTTATGCCAAACAAGATGGGTTTTACACACCCATCGAATGATGATCTCCAAGAAGTTGAACTGTAA